A region from the Oncorhynchus tshawytscha isolate Ot180627B linkage group LG26, Otsh_v2.0, whole genome shotgun sequence genome encodes:
- the LOC112224968 gene encoding LOW QUALITY PROTEIN: CMRF35-like molecule 3 (The sequence of the model RefSeq protein was modified relative to this genomic sequence to represent the inferred CDS: substituted 1 base at 1 genomic stop codon): MTTKIWINLIILCLLKAASSLSGPAEVKSAFGETVHVSCQYHQFNRDKVKIWCRGYHWYFCTVIIXSDQPKHLTSDVQILDDKNLGLFTVSMKGATAEDSGWYWCAIERASRTLTFRLRLTVSEWLVSRLKTETAKQYNETSTSPTTLTTPRSTPCMTQTTGLISATSNSTSVTVSLDQDDLVWKVWRVLRWMLFLFLFLCLLLVLFSIRCHR, encoded by the exons ATGACTACCAAGATTTGGATCAATCTCATCATCTTATGTTTACTAAAAG CAGCCTCATCCCTCTCCGGACCCGCAGAGGTGAAGAGTGCATTTGGTGAAACAGTCCACGTCTCCTGCCAGTATCACCAGTTCAACAgggacaaggtcaaaatctggtGCAGGGGTTATCACTGGTATTTCTGCACAGTTATCATTTGATCTGATCAACCTAAACATCTGACCAGTGATGTTCAGATATTGGATGATAAAAACCTTGGGTTATTCACAGTCAGTATGAAAGGAGCAACAGCTGAGGACAGTGGCTGGTACTGGTGTGCAATTGAAAGAGCCAGCAGAACTTTGACGTTTCGTCTTCGGCTGACTGTCTCCGAGT GGCTTGTATCTCGGCTCAAAACAGAAACCGCAAAACAGTACAACGAGACCTCAACTTCCCCAACAACGTTGACAACACCACGGTCCACACCTTGTATGACTCAAACAACAGGTCTCATATCTGCTACAAGCAATTCAACAAG TGTGACAGTGTCCTTGGATCAAGATGATCTGGTGTGGAAAGTATGGAGAGTACTGCGCTGGatgctcttcctcttcctcttcctgtgtctGCTCCTTGTTCTCTTCAGTATACGATGCCATCGCTGA